tttgcttgagaattattagtagtttaagagtaaatagcagcctaaggtataaaatatacctaaacgtggaagattccgtataaaatacgaaatccttagaaaaatattacttatttatttttttcgtaatggctacggaaccctattttgggcgtgtccgacacgctcttggccggttttaattcaAGGGAAACTCAAACAACTGCAGGCTCTCAATACACTGAGCTGAGCTTGAGGAGTATCTCAGTAGCTCACTGAGCTGAGCGCGAATATAGTAGATACTCTATATCCTTAAAAAACTATATgaggtgaagttaaataaaaggttgtatgTTATTTTTGAGACAATCAAATGGACCTTAACACATGCACGCAGATAGTAAATCTGCTTGACATAAAAGTCATTTTCACTTAAAACTTGACATCTTATCTTTCTTATATTATGTATTGTCATGCCTACACTTATGTGTGACAATTGAAAGGCAAACTGTAGAAAAGATAGGTACAgttaaggttttttttgttttgttgaaatttcATAGTGTTTTGCCGTTTTATTAATAGAAAATTATAAGAACCCAGATTACACTTTCTAGAAGTACTTAGCTATTTGCAATAGCATTTTATAATACAACCATCATAGTAGACCTGAATCTCTCTTACCTGTATCTAAATCTTCGGGTGGCAGATGTGAAGTTATCAAGGCCTGCTTGCTCCGGGCTACCTTCCGTCTGCCGCTGTTCCACCAGGTACTCCTCATACTGGTGGTTGGAGCGCACATTGTGTATGATGGACCTGAAGTTTTGTTTGCACAGAGGACACTCCGCTTTAACCTGAAACACCATTAAAGTATGATTATTGATTATCTATCACATAATGTCATTCCATTTATGACTGTAATAGGTACACTGTATATACATATTGCAGTAAGGTGCGTAACAATTGATATAAAAACAATTCATATATTTTCACTGGATATAACGATTAAAGGATATAATGCACTTttgatataacaacatttgatatattctCATGTTATATAATTATCAACAGATATAATGAACTTGTAATATAACAACTATTAATCTAACAGTCATAACATATAACATACATGGGATATAACTTTGTTCGATATAAAGCTCAGTTGGTATAATGTACTATTGGCATAATCTGGAatacttactactattatatcgacgagcgaagcgaggaggagtgttaggtataACTGTGACCTTACAGCGCGCgagctgagcgagcgaagcgagcgtgccactgcagcggccggcgaagcgcctgAACCGACTCTTTTGTAtaatactatagtttttttttctaatttatttactaGGCGCATCTACGCATGGTCCTAAACAGATTGcaaccgaaaaaaaaatatcttacacAAAACATTATACCACTAATACTTATATCCAATATACATTATATCCATTAAACGTAATATCAAAAATGTTAtattaaatgttgttatatctaGTGAAAATACATCAAAAGTTGTTATACCAATCATTACACACCCATTACAGTATACATTACTGTAACTTATGTATTTACAATCATATCTATGGAGACTGCTGGAATTTAAGTCAATATGTCCTGTGCCTTGTTTCATGTTGTttccataaatatttatagtataactagctgttgcccgtgacgccgtccgcgtagaagtatgaaaaaaagtTTACATCCTTCCTCAGAAATAcagaatatacacaaaaaaaaacataaaaatcaatCAAGCCTTTTCGAAGGAgattggtcacaaacattgtgaccagagaattttatatattagatttactagctgttgcccgagactccgtccgcatagaagtatgaaaaatagtttacatcctattctcagacctaccgaatatacacaaaaaaaaacataaaaattggtTAAGCCATTTCGAaaagtttggtcacaaacatatTTGACctaagaattttatatattagataagtatatatagtatagtataatatattttcataCACATAATGGTAACTGTTGTGTACATGATTGATTGTATACTCcaaggcataaatatctattcaGCTACTGCATCAAAAACATCTATCTACCTTATAGCTATTGGCTTAAAGGCatatataggtatttatgacGTTTTGGTAccgggattgttgagccactatTTTAGTTTAGCCGAGTTATTACACATGCTCTCAATGAATACTGTCATTAATAAACTAGAATAACTttacacggccaaattacgaacagtggTAAGTGGCTCAATAATCCCTGTTCATGCAGCTGTACATAGTATTTATGACCTTAACTATACGTATGGTACACATTGTTGATGAGGGTTTCTGACAAACAAAATATTGCTAGATAGCACCAGTCTATTGATGAGAGGTCCCAAACCAAACCAATCCCAAATGTGACGCATATCAAATGAATCTCAGGATACTAGTAATCACATCAAGCATCAAGCTATATTTGACCTGCCAGAGTAACCCTCATTGGTATAAATTGTTGCATGTATTTATTCCATTTAATTTAGGGAGGGTCAGGTTATATTCATATTGGactacaaacaataaaaataatgcgacaaaaattaaaccacacaTGCCAAGCAAAGCATGTGGTGTTAAAAGTTTTGTGAAATTTTGCTGAGTATACTTCTGAATAAATGAAGTTAATATTTCCCAGTAAATCAGTATTAGCAGTAAAGGTTTGAGTTTTAGAGTATTAATAAAACTAGCATTCTTATGAAGAACCGGGTGGCAACTATTTCTGTTGTAGCTCAGTAACTGGCCAATGCATTCTTAATCTTATAGCCCACACCATGTGGCTTTTTGTGGTTTGTTGTGGATGCAAATGTGCAGGCTTGACCAATTGTACAGTGGTTCACTAACTTTTTTGGTGATGGAGCCCTTAAATAGTCAAAAACATCTAATTTAATGGATGGTTGTACTCTTAGAGTACatcaaaaaaacttattttaactaTGGACAGTACTTGGGCAGAGCCTCTGCACAAGCTCAAACCAGGCAACCCATGCTAGTTAAATGCATTTCAAAAAAAGCTAAATTTAATAACTAAAGTGACACTTAGACAAACAGATACTTATCATAACTCCCAATAAGGTCAATAAATTGAAACCAGAGTAATATTTCCTATCTCCATTAATTTTGTATGCAATTCTCTACACATATAATAGACCAATAGTGAAACAAGAAAACAACTTtgtgtaaaattaaattcatttgcaGTATGGGTCAGATTTAATGGTAGGTacatactataaaaataaaaattataataaaattttaattgcatcaacctcagtggttagagaacctgaccatGAAGCTTTACATTTTGTCTGCCATGTGACGGATCCGTCCAGGTCCCAGATATGATCCCCATGGGGCagataaaaatgtatgaaaaatatgaatacttGTTTGCAAGTCTTGGGagtttaatatgtatacatgtattgtatttatttaatgttaatcCATTGTCTAGTATGTCAAGtgttacatcatatttatttataatatataaatatataatgcaAAGCAGAAATGATTGTCAAAAGCATGAAATTAAAACCTTGcacaagaaaacaaataaataaacactgcTTAGCAGATGACAAGTGTGATAAAAACTATGATGCTATGTACAAAAATCCTTACTTTGCACTATAATGCAATGTTTGGTAACATTCATAACAAGGAACCTGTCAAAAATGCATCAtaaggaaaaataaaacatcataACTTTTGCTGTCTATCTTCTCTTTCCATTTATGAACATGGATAGTGCCTTGAATCATTTACTCCTAATAATGCCAGGATGTTTGGCAAAATCAGAGTTGACTCTCCTTTATCTTCATTGTGATTACTCAGAGCCTCTTTGTGGGTTACATCTTCAATTGAATGTGATAAAAAGTTTTAgggaattattataaaatagcaTATAGTGTGTGACATTGTATTAAGTGTTTACTGTATTTGAAACTGGACCATGGTTAATGTCTAGGACTGTTAATTGATTTAGTctcaagctttaatttatgaaTGCTGGTATGATAAAAACTGAATACACctcaattcaattaaaatttgatCACCCAATGTCTTAAATTTAGAACATTCATTAAAACATGGCTTGGCATCACATGGAATCTCATTTTTAAGTGACTGATTTGTTTAATTGTtacttaatttatgtttatatttgCTATTGTAATTACCTTGTTTCAGGCATAATTTTAAGTGCtgaattgttaattttattacttgtttagttactaagccatgtctttgttttgaagaataaagattatatatatatctatttatctaaaACTAGTGTCAACTTCtactgagtgagtgagtttgatGTGGGTCTTATGAGGCTAGGTCTATGATGATTAATATTCTCACTTTTAATCAACATATTTACAGATCAAAATTTGAAATCTATTGTACACACTGTAAAACTATATCTTTCGTTTCAAAATAAACTTACCTTGCTCCACGTCAGAAGACATTTGAAGCAAAACTGGTGGAGGCAGGAGTCTGTGAAGCATTTGTTTCTGCAGGTGCCGAGACATATTGCACAATTGGGTGGGGGGGAGCCCGGCCACTCTCGTGTGGAGTGCTGCTGTCGTCGCTCTTAACACTGCTGGGATTGGCTCCAGACCCATCATCTGGGGCTGGGGTCTCAACTCTTAATGTTTCCATGCTTGCAAGATCTGCAATTTTGaccaatttaaaatatttatgcctGATATACAACGTCATTTTGATAATGGATACTGCTTCATCAATACTTttcataaataagaaaattatgtatGACAAGTTCTTATAAAACAGCAACATGGAAAGGAAATACCATTGACGagtggtaataataataaatacctaccaccTACACTACACGACAGATTATGGTACAGCATGAACCAATAAACTGATAGTCTATGCACTATTTCATCACAATGAGTAATAGTTTAATAACGGAGCACTtccatttcataaaaataagttCTTTTCGCACGAGTAAAAACTACATCGTCAATGTGCGTCTGCGTAATCTCTCTCAGCTCAGTTTGACAGGTTTCTGAAAAGGTGAAGTGAAGGAAGGCAAGGATGCGATGCGACTGGCAAAGCAGTGTTGTTTTGCAAAACCTTTAAACTAAATGATAATgttaaatagtaaaattaaaattaaaatgtacacGTAATTCAGTAACTGAAAAACACTGATCACAGACAGACTGAATGAAAACAGTTCAACAGAAATATTTTTACtacaaaaacataaaccatagacattttttatagtattttatagatatatatatatcttcTGATAGACCGATAGAGAATAATGCTAGATTTACACGCTTGCCAAGCTTCGGCAAGCTTTCACTAGCTTAAGCGTATAAACGGCCCGTTTGGATAGGCTTGCCTTGCGTGATATTGCCAGCGCGTTcggtttttatgtttttcaatACAGATCAATGCCTTTGTATAGGCTTGGAGCCTTGGAGCTTGTAGCCCTTGTAGGTAcactagagatgggtaaatccggatctgaagattcaaaagagtcagatcctcaagcggatccgaagcgtcagcggggcggcaaggcaagaagttttttttttaatttatgttagaATATTGCACTTTGTATTAAAGggcctgagggcctactccgaagttcgtatcgttctaCCGTCtcactgacgcttatattattaaatacgagtgagagggacggaacgtcacaaacttcgattttagtCTCCTTTATTCTAACATAGCCCCGCTGATCAGCGTTTGATTTGATATCtatctattgttttttttactctgtctGTGTGTGATGTGCTACTGTCAAACTCAAACGCCACTGTCAGTTaagaagtattaaaaaaaatattatccctTGTGTTTCAGGTGTTATCTAACAAGTGCCTCCGAAATGGGCATTTTAAAAAAGGTATTGTATTGCGCTTTCTTCATAGTATATATTTTGTAGTATAATGAGACCCATACCGTATTAATTTTCAGACTACAGGTCTTATGGGCTTGGCTGTGGCCCAGAACCCACATCATACTCTAGGCGCATTGTATGGAAAGATCCTGAGAACTTTACAGAAAATGCCTGAAAGTTCTGTGTACCGAAGGTACACTGAACAGATAGTCCGAGAACGAGCAGCTGTGTTAACACAGGTTTGTTTTGCTTTTTCTTGAGTATTGAAATGATATGAAAACCTTCATTGAACTTTtaattatatgaataaaatatttccagACAAAGGATGTATATGAGATTGAGCTGAAAATTAACTGTGGTCAAGCAGAGGAACTTATTATTCAAGCAGAAAATGAATTGAATTTGGCTAGAAAAATGTTGAATTGGAAACCTTGGGAGGAGCTCATCAGCAAGCCACCCAAGGGCCAGTGGGACTGGCCTCCAGTAAAGGGTTAAATTTGCTAGTAGTCATGTTACATTAAAGATTAGTTCCGGTGTATAGTACCAAAATATCTAATAAATTTAAAGTGtgattaaattattgttttattaagattaaatttatttaaacaagttTTTCATAGTAACATGTTTTATTATCTTAATAAATTCATGTACAACTTAAACAAAATGTAATAAAGTCCTTATTTGTAATAAACTTTCACTAAATGCATCTCTTGGAGTCATACACAAGTCTTAAATTAAGTACATGTCATTCAATAATTCTCATTCCTTCTTGCTCATGAATTTGTAGATCAGCACAATCACTATTTGTTTCCGAGATTATTCAGCTTTATTCCTTGACATTTTTTCGCTAGTCTTTGGTGTGccatttgtaaataaatacaaaacatgAAATTCACAGTAATAAATTACAAAGCCATTACAGAAAACCGCATCTAAATTGGTCCAACCATTTTGGAGATAAATGGGTCATTTATttgcacacaaacaaacaacctCTCACCCTAGTTCCATCATGGGTAGTAAAAAATTCATTAGTTGTTTACAGTATCAATGTAAAATCTATGGTGTTATACAGGACATCAGCATGCAAATAGTTGTGATTGAAAGCAGAAATGTGTCAAGAGATCACAGTAGGTAATACAATATATTATCAATTTGGCACAGTTCATAATTATGACAATATATCAGAGATTTATGTGATTCAATAGAATGCAGATACACAATGTTTTACTTACTAATATAAGTCTGAGATGCCAAAATATTGAGCTGCTACATTGGTCTTGTTCTAAGAATATTTTCCAGATTTAGATGatcaaaaattaaatcacaCTGAATCAATCTAAAAACTCCTTAGATCACAAGAATAGCTGATATAAAGTattaaaagttaataaataaatatataaaaatactaaatgagTATTATCCAAAAGTTCAAACATTATCTATTAATTAGCTCTTTTATATATCAAAGAGGTGATTCGcactattaatataaaaataagttttttgataCGGCAGTGTGGCAATGTTGCTTTCTTACTGAAAATGGTTTTTGCCTAAAATACATTACATAGAGcaatttaactacctaatttgtAATAGTAATGTGTCATGCGTTGCACTTGTGATTcaacttattaataacaatatAGAGAATTGTTAACtaagtaataaattttaaaatacaagttCATTCTTTCAACATCAATAGacataattaattgattatactAGACTAGGGTACTAGAAGAGATGAAAGAAATACCAAACATGCAGTATACAAGAAGTGTTACTGGTAACTCACtctttaattacatattaacACTAATAACTGCCATTTATGAggttacaaaatataattatgaaagtACTGAATTCATactgagtaaaaaaatattttcataaatatttaaacctAAATCTTATGcagttaataaacaataaataacaatataaaatcacttattttataatacttgtcTTCAACTacacaaaatatcaaataaaaatgataatgtaAACTGAGTACAGTTACGTGGATGTTACACCCTTTCTGGCCACTAAGAGGTTCAGAACAGGGTGTTTCTTGATGTAACTCACTGCTTTTTTGTGAGTCACCATTGTAAAGTCATAGCCATTACACTGTAGGATCTTGTCGTGCATCCTCAGGCCTGACTTGGCAGCAGGGCTCCCTTCATGCACTTCAGTCACATAAATaccctgaaaaatatttacaagacAATATGAAATGCAAGTTTCACAATTGTATAATTTATACCAACAGTTACCAATTAGTTCCATAACAGAACTATTGTCTGGAAGGTTAGACCCAGTTTCAGATACAATGACATACTCTTTTGGTTAAAGAACGATTTCACTTTAAAACATACTAGTTATAGAGATGTGGAGCATCTTCGAGTATTGGTCatgattaaaaatacttacgtTGTCAGTGTACCCCTGAGGGCTTTTACGGAAGTCTTGGTCAATTCCCCCGCCTATTTTGAAGCCACATTTCATAACTTCTCGTCCTTCTGTATCCACGCCAGCTTCTTTTTGAAGGGTTATAGgtatctacaaaaaaaacacgtaaaaaCCCATTTTCTATTATAAAATAGACAAATATAAGTGGGAGTGGTCCTACAACTTACACTTAGGCACTCCATTGCCGTGCCAGCTTGGTGTTGGAATGCCATTTTCGCCATGATTGCGGTTGATAATTaacaacttttaaattaaatgttgagTTTTACGAATGGAGACTTCAAtggaaaatttataattataatataatacaatacaacaacacaGCACTCGAAAGCAGAACTTAACTAACCACAGATAAGAAAGCAAGCAAGATAAAATTTAACCAAAATTTAACGTTTCGTTTAGGCTTCGTTAGATTCGATTTTTCGATTCGACAAGTGGCAAGAGCCACGAAGACGAAAATTAGTTTCTTGGAAGGAAAACCGAATAATAAGCAGGTACGccactaaaacaaattaaaaagttgtatttttCTAACTAGAACAAGAGGCTGTCTGGGACTTTTTAGCGGGCTTTTCAACAGAGCGGTcataaaatttttattacatagtTTATGTAGTAATTAAATAGTTTGTTGTGTacgtaatttatattatttagtgtagaattgtttttttctggtaagtttttatatatatattatttcagaGGAGAAAATTGCTTAAGTTTTATAACTATGGAGACTGAGGTCTCCGTAGAACCCCCGGATCCTCCTGATCCGTTTTCGGCTCTAATTGAGGCTGCCAAGTTATGCGAAATGGTAGACTTTCAACAGGTTTCGTATggcaaaaaggaaaaaaaaagcgTATCTGTAAAGGCTGTAATAGTCTTTACCCAGTGATTAAATGAAaaagattatatttaaaaagtaaccgacatgtatatttgcaaaagacATTGACATAAGTAAGAAAAACTAACTCTTCATTTGAAATCAGCCATAGACAAATTTCTAcataaagtatgaaaaaaaggtTATCCCTTACACTGCCCCTTACTCGAGGCAATCATAtgttttacaaatttaaaacagaAATGAAGTATAAACTCTGTGCGAgagtacaaaatacaaaagaagTTTAAACTAAATCTAAGCACTTTACAAAGAAATCATGTTTTACCTTAGGTAAGGCTTTTGTAAAAAGATCTGCCTCTAATTCAGCTGAGGGCTTGTAAGCTAAACAGATTACTTTGCGTTCAACACATTCCTGTATAAAATGATATGTTTTGTTCTACGAAAACATTCGTTCTCCACCATCTTGAGTGTGCTATgattatcattataaatagtaacAAGATCATGTGACTCATTCCTACAACGTAGCTCTAATAAAAAGTTTCTAATGAATTTTGCCTCTTTAACAGCATTTCCAAGAGCATAGTATTCAGCTTCTGTACTAGAGCAAGCGACATTTTGTTGTTTGTGGCTATGCCAATTTACAACGCAATTACCAAACCTACTCACGAAACCTGAATAAGATTTTCTATCGAGTGTATCCCCCGCCCAATCTGCGTCGGATGAAATTTCAACTTTATTACTACCCCTCTTAAAATTGAGTCCGTAGCCAGTTGTCCCAGATAAATATCGTAGTACGCGTTTAGCGGCGAGCCAATGCGATTCATTATAACATGTGTTATATTGACTAAGCTTACTGCACGCAAAAGCTATATCTGGACGTGTGCATACAGCGAGATACATTAAGCTTCCAATAAGCTCCTGGTATGGAAACCTTTGGTCGATTGTCTCTGCTTTCGGCAGATTAAAATTGATCTCCATGGGAGTCGCTATCTTGTGACAATCTTCCatgtcaaatttaattaaaagatttttcacATATTGAGCCTGCGTCAATTTTAAAGTTCCTTGCTCTCTGTCCCTTTCAACTTTCATACCCAACGCTTGTTTGACTGGTCCAAggagttttattataaaattggaACTGAGCAATTTATAAAGCATTTTCTTTTGACATTCATTGGAACTGAACACGAAAAAATCATCAACGTATAACGCTATTATCACTTGGTCTTTGAAATAGACACATTTTTCAGTCTTTAACTGCGTATATCCATCGCTTATCAAAACATTATGAACTTTTTCGTTCCAAGCTCTACTGGCTTGTTTGAGTCCATATAAACTCTTTTTCAGTAAACAGACTTTGTTCTGCCCCTCAATTACAAATCCAGTAGGTTGTTCCATGTAAATACGTTCATGGAGGTCTCCATTAAGGAATGCCGTGTTCACGTCAACATGTTCGATATCCATGTCATTTTCGATTCCAATTGCAAAAAGTAAACGTAAAGTACAGTGTCTTACAACAGGTGCAAAAGTTTCTTCATAATCAACTCCATATTGTTGAGTGAAACCTTTAGCAACTGAACGAGCTTTAAATTTTTCGAAGTTACCACTTGGATCtactttttctttgaaaaccCATTTGCATTTAATTATGTTTCCATCTTTTGGTCGATCAACAAGTTCCCAGACACGATGTAACATGAGTGAATTATATTCCTCTTGCATAGCTTTCAACCAATCATCAGCTTTTTCACATTTTATAGCTTGGTTATATGTTCTAGGTTCATCTCGTCCCGTTAAGGCTAGTTCAGTGAAATAATTCATTTCATAATCCTTAAACCTTATAGGAGGGTCCGGTCACGAACAGGTCTAGAATGCTCAATAATTTCTGTATCAGATGCATTTTGCTCTATGATATGAGATTCTTGCTGAATATTGTTCAACGATTCACCTTCTCCCTGTTCATCAGATGTCATTTCTTGAACATTAAAATCTTCAACATTGGAGATTATATCAGAATTGGTAGATAAAGCATCAGGTGTAGCATACTCATCATTGTCAGGTTCATTAACATTTTCATCAGAAGTATTCAAATTATATATTGAAACTTCAATATTATTCGGTAAATCTTTGAAATAATCATAAGATTTtccattttttaatttgattcctTTAACATTTTCAAGGAATTCAACAGAACGTGCTTTAATCATTTTTGTGCCATCAGCTGGATCTCCAAGTCTATATCCTTTGGTATGATTACAGTATCCTAACATAATGTAGGGTTTTGATTTGGGATCAAGCTTATTACGCTGAGGTTGTGGAGTGAGAGCATATGCTGTACTACCAAAGACTCGAAGATGACTGAGGTTCACTTTGGATCCAGTCCACAATTCTTCAGGAGTAGCTTTAGTCAAAGCAGCAGTTGGACTACGATTTTTTAGATAACAAGCAGTATTTACCGCTTCTGCCCAATATTTCTTCTCCAAGTCAGCATCTTGTAACATGGCTCTAGCTTTTTCCATTAAAGTCCTGTTAAGGCGTTCAGAAACACCATTTTGCTGTGGTGTGTATGGCACAGTAGTTTCATGAACTATACCGCATTGATTAAAATAATTCTGAAAACTTTTATTGCAATATTCCGTACCATTGTCACTCCTAACACGCTTAATCTTCAGATCGGTTTGATTTTCAACTAATGTTTTGAATTCAATAAACGTATTCAAAACTGTTGTTTGATCTTTACgaaccaaaaaataaataaaagattttcgCGTAAAATCATCAGTAAAAGTAATGAAGTATCGACAACCACTCCAACTATCCACCGACATAGGTCCACATATATCCGTGTGGATTAAATCTAATTTAGTCACGCTTCTATGTGCCTGACCACGAGGAAATGATTTGCTCTTTTGTTTTCCTTCAATGCAAGGAGAACAAGGAGTCAAATCTCCATTTGAAAATTCAATACCGCGTGCCAATGAATCACGAAGGATTAACATACCTTTCAAACTTAAATGTCCAAGTCACCGATGCCAAAGCTCTAACGAATCAGTTTTAGACATCAAAGCTTTACCTTCAGTGCTAATTCTAGGCTCTTGGTTAAATGCAGAATAACATTTCCCTTTCTGATCAATTTTGTAAATACCATCCACATTAGTAGCAGTCAGATCACAGGAACCAGTCACGCAAACATTATCCTTCCTGTAAACATTACatttattaatatcaaatattaaaacataGCCTTTTGCTGCGACTTTGCTAACAGACAAAAGATTAGCTGCTACTTTTGGTACATACAGGGCATCAGTAATCACTTTTTCAACATCATTGTCGAATACCATATTGACATTACCTACGCCTTCACTA
Above is a window of Choristoneura fumiferana chromosome 18, NRCan_CFum_1, whole genome shotgun sequence DNA encoding:
- the ND-13B gene encoding NADH dehydrogenase (ubiquinone) subunit ND-13B; translation: MGILKKTTGLMGLAVAQNPHHTLGALYGKILRTLQKMPESSVYRRYTEQIVRERAAVLTQTKDVYEIELKINCGQAEELIIQAENELNLARKMLNWKPWEELISKPPKGQWDWPPVKG
- the LOC141438481 gene encoding tax1-binding protein 3 homolog; amino-acid sequence: MAKMAFQHQAGTAMECLSIPITLQKEAGVDTEGREVMKCGFKIGGGIDQDFRKSPQGYTDNGIYVTEVHEGSPAAKSGLRMHDKILQCNGYDFTMVTHKKAVSYIKKHPVLNLLVARKGVTST